Genomic window (Paenibacillus sp. PK3_47):
AAGCATGTGGAGGCCGAAGTGAAGGACGGCCTGCTGCAGTGGCAGGAGAGCGGCTATGGCCTGATCGCCACCTTCGAGCGTTACGGCAAGAACGGCAACCGGGCCTACGGCCTGATCGGCGGCGACACGATCAAGCGCGGCGCGGTTGCCACCACGTATTCGCATGACAACCATAACCTGCTGGTTGTCGGGCATAACGCCGAGGATATGGCGCTTGCCGCCAATACGGTCATTGCCGAGCAGGGCGGCTTCTGCGTTGTGTGTGACGGCAAGGTGCTTGCCCTGCTGGCGCTGCCGGTCGGCGGCATTCTGACCGAAGCGCCGCTCGCGGAGACGGCAGAACGGGTGCTGGGGCTGCGCACAGCGATGGAATCGCTGGGCTACAACCACTACAACCCGATCATGTCGATCAGCACGCATTCGCTGCCGGTCAGCCCGGCGCTGAAGATCACAGATCACGGATTGATCGATGTCGGTGCAGGCAAGGTCGTGCCGCTGCTGTTCCCGCTTGGAAAGGCGCAGGCATAGCCGTTAGTACACTAGTGCAGAACGATAGCTCAAAGCCAAAAGGCGGGGAATTCCAACAGGGATGACCCGTCTTTTGGCTTTAAATCATGGGTAGCAGCGTCACATAGGGTTCAAACTGTTCGTGTTCGGCTGCTGCACAGGCTCGCAAATATGGCCATTCCCACTAAATAAGTGTATTTCCTGCAGCTAAAAAGAGACGCGGACGTGTGAATTAGGCTTTAATTGTATTTCGTACACTTAAAAACAGCGGTAGGCTGATATTTCCCCGCAAAGGCGATATTTAACTGCACAAAGTGCAGCTATCCTGCGGATTACGGCGAAAACTGCTTTTTTAGTTGTACAAACTGCAGTTATTAGCTCGTACGCGGCTGGCAGCTGCCCCATTTATATGCGCCAGTTAGTTGCCTGCCTTACTCCCACCATAATCCATAGGCTGCTGCAGCTTGGCGGGTCTGCTTTTGCTGAACGGCTTAATAGATGTATTTTCTACAGTTAAAAATAGGTTTGAGCGTGTAAATTAGGCTTTAATTGTATTTCGTACACTTAAAAACAGCGGTAGGCTGATATTTCCCCGCAAAGGCGATATTTAACTGCACAAAGTGCAGCTATCTTGAAAGTACCGGCGAAATCTTCTTTTTTAGTTGTACAAAATGCAATTATAGGCGGATAGGCGGCTGGCTGCTGCCACAACTAGCGGCATAACCGGCTCCAAATGCAATAAATAGGCGAAAGCGCGGATTCATCCCGTAGAGGCTGGAACCACCGGGTTAATCCGCGGGCATTCCGCCCTACAAATCACCTTTTCCAATTGACTTGCGTATGCCCCGCCCCTATGATGATAAATAATATAAAACTAAAGTGACCGCAAGAGGAGAGAGAGCACATGGGGATGGAAATCGAACGCAAGTTTCTGCTGCCGGAGTTTCCGGAGCAGCTTATAGAAGACGGACGGCTCAAGGTACTCACCAGACACAGCATCGATCAGACGTATCTGGCCATTGAGGACGGGCAGGAGCTGAGAGTGCGCAAAATCACGGATCTCGACTCAGGCGAGATTACGTATACCCATACTTTTAAAGACGGAAAAGGCATCAGCCGCAAGGAAATCGAATATGACATCTCGGAGGGGATCTATACCCAGATGATGGATGCGGTACAGGCTGTACCTCTGGTCAAAACGCGCACAACAGCCGAATGGGACGGCACGACCGTGGAGATTGATGAATATACCCAGCTTAGCCTTACGGTGATCGAGGTAGAGTTTGAATCGCTGGAGGAAGCGGAGGCGTTCGAGGCCCCGGAATGGTTCGGGCTGGATGTCAGTGTAGAGAAGCAGTACAGTAACAAAACCGTGTGGAAGAAGCTGCAGATTAAATAAAATACGGGTTCCCGCATTTATCACAAAAGTTGACACGGAAGTAACGGACTTTAACGCTTAAACGTGTTAATATATAGGGTATTACGTTCTATACAGGATAAATAAAGAGGGGTTCAGGAGGATGAGGCAGGTATGGAGTATATAAGCACAAGAGGAAAAGTGGAAGCCAGAGGTTTTATCGATACGGTGCTGATGGGGCTTGCGGATGACGGCGGGCTGATGGTGCCATTTCAGATTCCGGTGATCCCGGCGGAGACGCTGCAGGAATGGAGAAGCCTCAGCTTCCAGGAGCTGTTCCTGGAGATTTTCTCCTACTATACGAATGATGAAATTCCTTATGAAGATCTCAAAGAAATGGTCTACACCAGCTATGGCAATTTCCGCGCGCCGGAAGTGACGCCTCTGCACAAGGTGAACGGTTCTCTGCATGTGCTTGAACTGTTCCACGGGCCTACGTTTGCCTTCAAGGATGTGGCGCTGCAGTTCATGGGCGAGCTGTATTCCTACATTGCCAAGGTGCGGGGCGAGATCATTCATATCCTCGGTGCAACCTCCGGTGATACGGGTGCGGCTGCCATCCAGGGTGTGCGCGGCAAAGAAGGCATCAAAATCTGTATTCTGCATCCGCACGGCAAGGTCAGCAAGGTGCAGGAGCTGCAAATGACCACCGTGGACGACAGCAATGTGCTGAACCTGTCCGTAGAGGGCAACTTCGACGACTGCCAAAAGGTGATCAAGGAGCTGTTCGCGGATCTCGACTTCAAGGGGCGTTACCACCTGCGTGCGATTAACTCCATTAACTTTGTACGGATTCTGGCCCAGACGGTTTATTATTTCTATGCTTATCTGCAAATTGAGGGCAGTGATGAGAAGAAGATCAATGTCAGCGTGCCTTCCGGGAACTTTGGCAATATTTTCTCGGGATTTTTGGCTCAGAAAATGGGGCTGCCGATCAACAAGCTGATCATCGCCACCAACGAAAACAACATTCTCGAACGGTTCGTGCAGACCGGTGAATACAAGCCTGGAAACTTTACAGGAACCTATAGTCCGTCAATGGATATCCAGGTGGCAAGCAATTTTGAACGTTACCTGTATTATCTGCTCGGCGAGGATGCCGTGAAGCTGTCGGAATATATGGCGGGGCTGCAATCCGAAGGTTCTATTAAGATTGAAGGTGAGCTGTTCGCTAAGGTGCAGGCTGATTTTGCAGCACTCGGCGTCAAAAACCAGCAGTGTCTCGACACCATCAGCAAATACGACAAGGAATACGGATATCTTCTTGATCCGCATACAGCCTGCGGGGTAGCGGCTTACGAAGCGTTCAGCGGCGAGGATGAAGTGACGGTCAGCTTCGCTACTGCACATCCGGCCAAATTCGACGAGGCGATTGCCTTGACCGGCATCAAGCAGGAGTTCCCGGCGCAGATTTCCGCACTGTTCTCCATGCCGCAGCATATGACGGTTGTTGAGCATGACAAGGCGCAGATTGTGCGTGAGCTTCAGGCTTTTTACGGTTAAAAAAGTCCGGGACGCCCCGAACCTCCCTCCAATAGGAAGCAGCATGGCCTCCATCTCCGGTTCAGGAGTGGGGGCTGTTTGCTTCGTGAGAAGCGGCGAAGTGCCGGTATTATGGCAGGTGCCTTTTTTCACGTACCGGATCTGGCGGAATTTGTCGGAAAATCCTTTACAAAAGTAGACATGACCACCCCAGGAATGAGAAAATAGCAGGTAGAGCCAGTAAGAACAGAAAAGGACGGGATCATCATCATGACAATTCGATTCGGGGTCGTAGGCACCAACTGGATTACAGACCGCTTCATTCAAGCGGGTCTAGAGAATGAGGAATTTATCCTGACAGCTGTGTATTCCCGTACGGAGGAGAAGGGCCAGGCTTTTGCCGCCAAGTACGCCGGAGCTGCCATCTATACCAATCTGGAGGAAATGGTGTCCAGCGGGGAAGTGGATGCGGTCTATATCGCCAGCCCCAACTCCATGCATGCCGAGCATGCATTGATCTGTATGAACCACGGGAAGCATGTCATCTGTGAGAAGCCAATGGCGTCCAACAGCAAAGAGCTGCGGGCGATGATTGAGGCTGCGCGCAGCAATGATGTGCTGCTGATGGAGGCGATGAAGTCGACCTTCATGCCGAATTTTGCCGTAATCAAAGACAATCTGTACAAGCTGGGGCAGGTCCGCCGTTATTTCGCGAGCTATTGTCAATACTCGTCGAGATATGATGCCTACCGCCAGGGTACGGTGCTGAATGCTTTTAATCCTGAATACTCTAACGGTTCCCTGATGGATCTCGGCATCTACTGTCTGTACCCGCTGGTTGCCCTGTTCGGCAAGCCGGATGCAGTCAAGGCTACGGGCATTATGCTGGCCTCCGGGGTGGATGGTGAAGGCAGTATGGTCATGAGTTATCCGGATATGGATGCCGTGGTGATGCACTCCAAGATTGCCGATTCCTATCTGCCGGCTGAGATTCAAGGGGAGAACGGAACGATGGTGATCGACAAGATCAACCAGCCTTACCAGGTCAAAATCCACTACCGCGACGGTACGGTCGAAGAGCTGACAGTGCCGCAGGTATTTGAGCCGATGTACTATGAAACGAATGAATTCATCACTTTGCTGAAGAACGGGGAACGTGAGAGCAAGATGAACAGTCATGCGAATTCCCTCGCGGTCGCAGAGGTGATGGAGGAAGCCAGAAGCCAGATCGGCCTGCGCTATACAGCGGATTTGTAGGGGGCCTTCCGCTTCAAATACCGGGCTAGCCAAAGTGAGTGAATGGATTTCGCTCATCTAATGCCGGTGTTTCCAGAATGCTGTGGATTAGCGTAACTAACTCCCACTCTAGAGCTTTCCGCCGCTTAATTGGATTTTCTCCATCTAATTCCGTCACTTTTCCTCAATTGTGATGATTAGTCGGAAATCTTCCGCCTAATCCGGGGGAAACATGTCTCTGGTGATGATTTTGGCAGATTTAAGTGGAGTTTTTCCCGCTGTTGCTGCATTTTCAAGCATTTAATGAAGAATGAACTGGAGAAATTCCACTTAGAATAAGTAGTATCATTTTTGAAATGGGGAGCAGGACTTGAAGACTTTTAAAAAGGTGTACATCGAGATTACAAGCGTCTGCAACCTGGCCTGCAGCTTCTGTCCGCCCACGGAGCGGCAGAAGAACTTCATGAAGCCGGATACCTTTAATACCATCCTTGACGAGATTAAGCCGCATACGGACCATATCTATCTTCATGTCAAAGGGGAGCCGCTGCTGCATCCGAAGATTGGTGAGCTGCTGGATGCGGCCCATGCCAAAGGCTTCAAGGTCAACATCACGACGAACGGGACGCTGATTCACAAGGCTGGCCCGAAGATTCTCGGCAAGCCGGCGCTGCGGCAGATGAATTTCTCGCTGCACAGCTTCGACGGCCATGAAGGCTCCGAGAACCGGGAGAAGTATCTGTCGCAGATTATCTCCTTTGTGAAGGAAGCCTCGGCGCAGGGCGTAATCATTTCCTTCCGGCTGTGGAATCTGACCCAGGATAACATGACCAATCTGGCCAGAAGCCGCAACCGCGAGACGCTGGGAATGATAGAAGAGGCGTTTGGTCTCGATTTCAGGATTGAAGAAAAGGTTGTTCCGGGCAGCGGTGTCCGCATCGCGCCGCGGATCTATCTGAACCAGGACCATGAGTTCAAATGGCCGGCCTTGCATGAGCCGGAGGATGACGGCAAAGGCTTCTGCCATGCGCTGCGCAGCCAGGCTGCGGTGCTGGTGGACGGCACCGTTGTGCCCTGCTGCCTGGACGGCGAAGGTGTCATCAACCTCGGCAATCTGCACGAGAAGCCGTTCTCCGAAATCGTCGAAGGCGAGCGGGCGAACAATCTGTTCTACGGTTTCTCCCGCAGGGAAGCTGTGGAGGAGCTGTGCCGCAAATGCGGGTACAGGCAGCGGTTCGGAACATAAATCCGGCTCCAACCCATCACCTCACGCGCACCAGAACCTATTAATGACTTGGAAAGGCTAATGCTAACGGAACCCAGATCCGTTATTTTGCGCTAGAGGTGTGTTTTGGAATTCTAACGGACCCTGGATCCGTTATTTCATCCGAAAGGGCTTGATGTACCCATCATTTAGCAGCATAAAGGAACTACGGTCCGTTAGCGATGGCAACGGGGCGATTTCCGGCAAATAACGGACGCAGTGTCCGTTAGCGGTCGAAAGAGGACGAGGCATATAAACGGATGCAGCGTCCGCAGACATGAAACACAGCAAAGAAACCCAAAACATTTTTAAAGAGTTGGGTTTCTCAACACTCTGAAAGACACCCGGAAGGGTGTCTTTGTTTGTGTAAGGACTGGTTATGGCCCGTCCGGGGTCAGCATTCAAGGACCCAAGTATGTTGTGTTGCCACCGCGTCAGTCCCTGAGAATAACATCGGCCTGAATCAGCGTCTTTTCATAGCATGTGCCGGGGTTAAGGATCCGCCAGAGCATCTGGTCTACCGCCCGCATGCCGAGCAGCTCCTTGTTGACGTTAACGGTAGCCAGGAACGGCAGGGCGGGATGGGTGTTATCAAAGCCGGTGAAGGCCAGGCCTTCAGGAACAGGCATGCCCATGAATTCCAGTGTTTCCAGAGCGAACAAGGCGTAAGTATCATTGGCACAAATAAAGATCTCCGGCAGCCCCTGTTCCTTGACGGCGGCGGCGAAGGTAGCCCGGAAGTTATCGATGTCCGGTCCATTCAGCAAGGGATTCTGATGAAGGGGAATCCCGTGATCCTCCAGTGAGGAGCGGAAGATCAGGAAGCGTTCATAGAAACTCTCGGCATCCCGGATATTCCCTAAGAACTGAAAATCCCTGTAGCCCTTGCCGATGGCATAGTGCATGACCCCCTTCATGGCGGTCAGGTTATCGGTGAAAATGGAATCACACTGAAAGCTGGGATCGTAATGATCCACCATCATAACCGGTATGCCCAGGCTTCTGATTTCTGCCAGAATGGGGGTTGAGATGGAGCCGACAGTGATAACACCCATAATTGCCTCAGGGTTAACCAGCGAAAACATGGAATCACCTTTGGGCTCGGTCAGAGTCAATACGTTAATCCCCCGCTGGTCCAGCCTGGAAGAGATGCCATTGAACAACGGCCCCCAATACAAGGACTCCGGATTCTGGTAGCGGACATTCTGGAACAGGATCAGAATGGTCCCGGACCACTTACGGGCATCCAGGTCAATCAACTCTCCGGGCGTATGCACCGTGACAGAGTCCTTGAAGTAACCGAGCTGTCCCGCGGCTTTGAATATCGTATCCCGTGTCTGGGTGCTGACTCCCGGTTTGCCTGATAAAGCTCTTGAGACGGCAAATTTCGACAGTCCCGTGAAATCGGCGATTGATTGGATCGTTACTTTGCGTCGCATAAAATCATCCTACTCTAATCAGATTGTTTAGCCATTCCAGAAGATAACTATATTACAATTTTACATGAAGAGTGAGAGGGTAACACATGTTTTTTAAATTTCCCTAACCATAGGGATCAGACGGCCGGCTAACCAAACGTATTGAGGAATTAAGGGAAAATAGTTTTGTTATTTGTTATGTTTGTTATTATGAGAATAACATTATTATAAATGAAACTACAAGATTATCTAAAATCATTCACTAGAATGCACCTTTTTGCTAGGTTTATAGAGGAAAATAAGTAAAAAATGATTGACCGCTTAACTTGGCGGTGGTAATATTTGTTATGTAAATAAAAACAAAATAAATAACAAATAAAGGTGGTATGCCAAACAAAACGAAGAGAATTATGGTTTTGTTATTTTTTTAACTGTGTCTGTAAGCGCTTTATCCATGAGGGTGCAGCACCGCCTATCCAGATCCATTACAGGAGGTTATACGGATGAGAAAAATAAAGGGGTACTACGTTTTATTGTTTTGCTTTGTGTTTTTGCTTACAGCCTGCAGCGGCGGGAATAATGCCGCCAATAGTCCAAAAGCAACCGAGACGGCAGCTCCGGCAGCGACAGAAGCCGTGGCAGAGGCAACGGCCGAGCCTACTGCAGCGCCGGTTGATCTTGGGGGCCGGGTCATTAAGGTAGCCGCGTGGTGGGACCTCAAGCCAGCGGGTAATTCAGCTTCAGAAAAGGAACGGCTGGCCAAGATTGCTGAAGTAGAGAAGAAATACAACACCAAATTTGAATTTGTAAATGTTCCGTTTGAAGAGTTCATGCCTAAATTTACGGCTACGGCGCTTACGGGAGAACCTTTTGCCGATATCGTTATTATGGAGTACAACTCGGCATGGCCTGCCATCCTCAAAGGGCAGCTGCTTCCTGTAAGTGAATACACCACGGCTTCCTCTAACATCAACAATGAGGCCAACCTGTTGGTTAAAGCGCCTCAAATTGCCAATGAATACTATGCCTTCGCCGAACCGGGAACCGGGGGAGCGGGACTGCACTATAACCGTGACATATTTAAAAAGCTTGGACTTCCCGATCTGCAGGAAGTCTATGCGAGCGGACAATGGAACTGGGACAAATTCGTAGAGATTGCCAAGCAGGCTACGAAGGATACCGATAATGACGGCAAAATCGATACTTACGGCTTCTCAGGCTGGGCGATCGATCTTCTGCGTAACTTCTCAGCCGCTAACGGCGGCAAAATCGTTGACGAAGCCACCGGGACTCAAGGTCTGACTGATCCGAAGGTGATTGAGGCAGCTGAATTCATCAACCGTCTTTACAATGTTGAGAACGTAATGAAGATCAAAGGAACCGACAAAATCGGCTACGACGAATTCAATACCTTCAAGGATGGCGATGTGGCGATGTTCCCGGCTCCGGTGTGGAACCTGGGCGATCTGACCTTTGATTTCGGCGTGGTTCCATTCCCTAACGGACCGTCCGGATCTCCTGAAGTGACTTATGCCGACAACGGCAAGAATGCCTTTTTTATTCCTAAGGGTGTAAAAGATCCGCAGGCGGTCTACCAGGCATTCGAAGAAACCTATGACATTACGCAAACCGGTGATTTCCCGAGCCAGGAATGGCTGGAAAGCATCTATGCCCACGAAGAAGATGTAACCATGCTGCATGACCATATTAACAACACAGGCCAGATCCTCCTTGAAACCGCTTACCCTGATTTCCCGACCTCCGGTTTTATGAGGGATATTATTGTTGAGAATCAGTCCGTTACTGCAACTGCCGAGAAATATAAACCGGAAGCCGAAGCTTCCATTGCCAAGCTGGGCAAGTAACAGGGCGGTCCATACCGCTTATGCGACAGGGGGCGTCTTGCGGCACCCCCTGCTGCATGAATGAAAGATTTCACCACGGCATGCAGGTTATCCCTCTTACAGGGAAACTCCGCTTCTGCCGGTAAGGAGGACTTCTGGTGACCGGTAAAACAAGTCAATCCAAAAAGACCAAGAATATAATGCTTGCCGCATTAGCCTTGTTAATCATGCTTCCGGCAGGCTTGAATCTACAGGTGGATGCAAGTGCGGGGACCGGGTCAGCCGGAGACAGCGTGCAGACTGCGCCTTACGCGGAGCAAACCCCGGGCAGCTCAGACGATACCGGCGTAACAGCAGCTTTCAATGAGAATAAATATGCAGCTTACTTGTCGGAGCATAAGGATGCCGCAAGACCTGATCAGGAGATTATTGTAGAGGCGGCTGATTACAGCCTGGCTGAGGGCAGCGGTTTTGAAAAGCTGCCTGATTACGAAGGAATGGCCGGCGAATCGCTGCTTACCGGTGAGTCCGGCAAAGTGGAATGGACGGTCAGGGTGGCGGAAGCCGGCCTTTATAATCTGTCCATGCTGTATTACCCTGTTCCCGGCAAAAGCTCGGCGATCGAACGCGCTCTGTACATTGACGGACGGCTTCCTTTCCGGGAGGCTGCTTTTCTGCAGTTTGACCGGATTTGGGATAACCAGCTGGACCAGCTGGTGGCGGATAACCAGGGCAATGACCTGAGACCCAGGCAGATTGAGCAGCCGCGCTGGAGCGAGAAGGCATTTCAGGACTCTGACGGTTATGAGAATGAACCGTTTTTATTTTATTTTTCTGAAGGCACCCATACGTTAACGCTGGAAGCCTCAAGAGAACCGGTGGTCATCAGGCAGCTGAAGCTGTATAAGCAGACTGCACCGCTGCCATACGAGGAAGTGAAGAAGGGGCTGGATGCCGCAGGGGCGCAGGCTTCAGACAATCAGCTTCTGGTTGTGGAAGGCGAAGCTGCCTCAGCCAAATCGTCCCCGACCCTGTACCCGCTTAGTGAGCGGTCAAGTGCGACGGTTCATCCTTACAGCTCCTCCAAAATCAAAATCAATACCATAGGCGGATTAAATTGGCGAATTCCCGGCCAGTGGATCGAGTGGGAGATCGACGTTCCTGAGACCGGACTCTATAAAATGGCCTTTAAAACGCAGCAGAACTTCGTAAGGGGAATTTATTCGACCCGCAGACTGACCATTGACGGCACGGTTCCGTTCGCCGAAATGGCCAAGGTTCCCTTCCGATATAAAAGCGGATACCGCCTGGATGTACTGGGGGGAGATGAGCCCTATTTGTACCATCTGGAGAAGGGGAAACATGTGGTCAGGCTGGAGGTCAGCCTCGGCGAGTTCGCCCCGCTGATCCGTGAGGTGGAGGAAAGCCTGTACAACCTCAATTCCATGTACCGCAAAATTCTGATGATTACCGGCACCAAGCCGGATGAATACCGGGATTACCAGCTGGACAAGAAAGTGCCGGATATGCTGCAGGTGTTCAGTACCGAGCATGACAGGCTGAGAGGTATTGCGAAGCGGCTGGTCGAGCTGTCGGGCCAATCCAGCGACCAGGAAGCGCTGCTGAAGACGATGGCCCAGCAGCTGAGCGAGCTGATTGAAGATCCGGACACCATCCCGCGCCGGCTTACCGCCTATAAGACCAATACCGGAGGGCTCGGCACCTGGGTTCAGCAGGCCAGAGAGCAGCCGCTTGAAATCGATGCGCTGTATCTGGCTTCACCGGATAAGAAGTTCCCGAGTAAGGGAATGGGCTTCGGCTCCAAAATCAAACATGAGACAGCGACCTTTCTGGCCTCTTTCTTCACAGATTACAACCAGATTGGGAATGTCTCCGACAAGGATGACCAGAAATCCGTGACCGTCTGGATCGGCAGCGGCCGGGATCAGGCCAATACGATGAAGGCGATGATTGATGAGACCTTCACCTCGGCAACCGGCATCAATGTCAATCTGAAGCTGGTCAACATGTCCACGCTGCTGCCGGCGACACTGGCCGGTCAGGGGCCGGATGTGGCGATGCAGATCGGCACGGATCTGCCGGTCAACTTTGCAATGCGCAATGCTGCGGCGGATCTGACCCGGTTCCCCGATTTTGCCGAAGTGGAAAGCCGTTTCCGGGAAAGCGCGATGGTGCCGTTCATCTATGACGGCGGTGCGTACGCCCTGCCGGAGACGCAGACCTTCAATATGCTGTTCTACCGGAAGGACATTCTGGAGGAGCTTCAGCTCGAAGTGCCTCAGACCTGGGATGATGTATCCACTCTGCTGGCTGTGCTCAGCAAAAACCATATGCAGTTCGGTCTGCCGGTGGTTGCCCAGTCTGCCATACAAGGACAGAACATCCCGCCCAACTCGATGTATGCGGCGCTGCTGTTCCAGAACGGCGGCCAATTCTACCGCAATGGCGGCGCGGAGTCGGATTTGGACTCCCGGGTCGGCATCGAAACGTTCAAGCAGTGGACAGAGTTCTATACGGACTACAAGCTCGAACGTGAATATGACTTCGCCAACCGGTTCCGCACCGGTGAGATGCCTTTTGGCATAGCGGATTACACCCTCTATAACCAGCTGTCCGTGTTCGCTCCGGAGATCAGAGGGATGTGGGGCTTCGTGCCGATCCCGGGGACTTTGCAGGAGGACGGCACACTTGACCGCACCGTATCCAGCGGAGGCAGCGGTGTCATCATGATGGAGAAAGCGAAGGATAAGGATGCCTCGTGGGAATTTATGAAGTGGTGGACGAGTGAAGAGACGCAGACTGTATTCGGACGTGAGATGGAGGGCCTGATGGGCGCTGCCGCACGTTATCCGACAGCGAATATCAAGGCGCTGGACAGCTTGCCTTGGCCTGTTGCCGATTACGATAATTTGAAAGCACAGTTTGAGTGGGCTGAAGGGGTTCCTGAGGTGCCGGGCGGTTATTTCACAGGGCGGCATTTATTCAACGCCTTCTACAAGACGGTAGTCGGCAGTGTGGAGGCCCGAGAATCCATCATGGACTACGTCCAGTACATCCAGGACGAGATCAGTACCAAACGTAAAGAGTTTGGTCTATAGCAGCAAGGGGGAGGGTCAAGCGTGCAAAATTGGTGGAGCCTGAAGTGGCATGCCATAAGAGCCAATAAGCATTCGTATTTTTTGATGGCACCGTACATGATCTTGTTCGCCGTATTTACGGTGTTGCCTGTCCTGGTGTCGATCGTGCTCAGCTTCACATACTTCAATATGCTGGAATTTCCAAAGTTTATCGGCTGGCAGAATTATACCCGCCTGTTCCTGGAGGATGATGTCTTTCTGATTGCGCTCAAAAATACGCTGCTGTTCGCAGTGATTACCGGGCCAATTAGCTATATTGCCTGCTTCGTGTTCGCCTGGATTATCAATGAGCTTTCTCCCAAGCTCAGAGCGGTGATGACACTCGTCTTTTACGCGCCTTCCATTTCCGGAAACGTCTATTTCATCTGGCTGATGATCTTTTCCGGCGACCGCTACGGAATCATGAACGGGCTGCTGCTGAAGTTTGGCTTCATTCTGGAACCGATCCAGTGGCTGAAGACCGAAGGGTACATTATGCCGATCATCATTCTTGTTCAGTTATGGCTCAGTCTGGGAACCGGCTTCCTGGCTTTTATCGCGGGTCTGCAGACTGTAGACGGCACCCTGTATGAAGCAGGGGCAGTGGATGGAATCAAGAACCGCTGGCAGGAGCTGTGGTATATCACCCTGCCGTCCATGCGTCCGCAGCTGATGTTCGGCGCCGTGATCCAGATTACGACCGCCTTTGCTGTCGCTGATGTCTCCATTGCACTGGCCGGGTTCCCGAGTGTGAACTATG
Coding sequences:
- a CDS encoding extracellular solute-binding protein — protein: MTGKTSQSKKTKNIMLAALALLIMLPAGLNLQVDASAGTGSAGDSVQTAPYAEQTPGSSDDTGVTAAFNENKYAAYLSEHKDAARPDQEIIVEAADYSLAEGSGFEKLPDYEGMAGESLLTGESGKVEWTVRVAEAGLYNLSMLYYPVPGKSSAIERALYIDGRLPFREAAFLQFDRIWDNQLDQLVADNQGNDLRPRQIEQPRWSEKAFQDSDGYENEPFLFYFSEGTHTLTLEASREPVVIRQLKLYKQTAPLPYEEVKKGLDAAGAQASDNQLLVVEGEAASAKSSPTLYPLSERSSATVHPYSSSKIKINTIGGLNWRIPGQWIEWEIDVPETGLYKMAFKTQQNFVRGIYSTRRLTIDGTVPFAEMAKVPFRYKSGYRLDVLGGDEPYLYHLEKGKHVVRLEVSLGEFAPLIREVEESLYNLNSMYRKILMITGTKPDEYRDYQLDKKVPDMLQVFSTEHDRLRGIAKRLVELSGQSSDQEALLKTMAQQLSELIEDPDTIPRRLTAYKTNTGGLGTWVQQAREQPLEIDALYLASPDKKFPSKGMGFGSKIKHETATFLASFFTDYNQIGNVSDKDDQKSVTVWIGSGRDQANTMKAMIDETFTSATGINVNLKLVNMSTLLPATLAGQGPDVAMQIGTDLPVNFAMRNAAADLTRFPDFAEVESRFRESAMVPFIYDGGAYALPETQTFNMLFYRKDILEELQLEVPQTWDDVSTLLAVLSKNHMQFGLPVVAQSAIQGQNIPPNSMYAALLFQNGGQFYRNGGAESDLDSRVGIETFKQWTEFYTDYKLEREYDFANRFRTGEMPFGIADYTLYNQLSVFAPEIRGMWGFVPIPGTLQEDGTLDRTVSSGGSGVIMMEKAKDKDASWEFMKWWTSEETQTVFGREMEGLMGAAARYPTANIKALDSLPWPVADYDNLKAQFEWAEGVPEVPGGYFTGRHLFNAFYKTVVGSVEARESIMDYVQYIQDEISTKRKEFGL
- a CDS encoding sugar ABC transporter permease — encoded protein: MQNWWSLKWHAIRANKHSYFLMAPYMILFAVFTVLPVLVSIVLSFTYFNMLEFPKFIGWQNYTRLFLEDDVFLIALKNTLLFAVITGPISYIACFVFAWIINELSPKLRAVMTLVFYAPSISGNVYFIWLMIFSGDRYGIMNGLLLKFGFILEPIQWLKTEGYIMPIIILVQLWLSLGTGFLAFIAGLQTVDGTLYEAGAVDGIKNRWQELWYITLPSMRPQLMFGAVIQITTAFAVADVSIALAGFPSVNYAAETIVTHLIDFGTTRFEMGFASAIATVLFLIMVASNLIVQKLLRKVGE